A window of the Desulfobacula toluolica Tol2 genome harbors these coding sequences:
- a CDS encoding universal stress protein — protein MNIKKILNPIDGSDHSIRSTRHAIELAKLLDARIVLLHCHARFPIVLAEPYFQQAIDEINKASEELVQPFIELLEQGNVKFDVRILEGAPGNKIPDVAGIEKIDLIVMGSRGVSDFTGLLLGSVAHQVIQKAQCPVFITK, from the coding sequence ATGAATATTAAAAAAATACTGAACCCGATTGATGGCTCAGATCATTCAATCCGCTCAACCCGGCACGCCATTGAACTGGCAAAACTCTTAGATGCCAGAATCGTTTTGCTGCATTGTCATGCAAGGTTTCCCATTGTTTTGGCAGAACCCTATTTCCAGCAGGCGATTGATGAAATCAACAAAGCCTCAGAAGAGCTTGTTCAGCCTTTTATCGAACTGCTTGAGCAGGGAAACGTAAAGTTTGATGTCCGTATTCTTGAAGGGGCTCCGGGCAACAAAATACCTGATGTGGCCGGAATTGAAAAAATAGACCTGATTGTTATGGGATCAAGAGGGGTTTCGGATTTTACAGGATTGCTTCTCGGCAGTGTTGCCCACCAGGTTATTCAAAAAGCACAATGCCCTGTTTTTATAACAAAATAG
- a CDS encoding transporter substrate-binding domain-containing protein codes for MKHKNNRYFKFMSKACLFMTLFLIVFRGSSTDARDLFEIQKSGILRHLGVPYANFVTGSGDGLDVELTILFARHIGVRYEYVNTSWETVIGDLTGLKVSARGEDVEILGHVPVKGDIIANGLTILPWRQKVLDYSTPVFPTQVWLVLKADSPIKPIKPSGSTEKDIAAVKILLKGHTILGVANTCLEPSLYDLEEAGSKTTLFAGRLNELAHAIIKGEADATLLDVPDALVALDKWPARIKVVGPLSPMQTMACGFSKTSPDLREAFNKFLEKCRQDGTYLGLIKKYYPAVFNYYPEFFKSGV; via the coding sequence ATGAAACATAAAAACAATCGTTACTTTAAATTTATGTCAAAAGCTTGCCTGTTCATGACCCTTTTTTTGATCGTATTCCGGGGATCTTCGACCGATGCAAGAGATCTTTTTGAAATTCAAAAATCAGGGATCTTGCGTCACCTAGGCGTACCTTATGCCAATTTTGTCACAGGGAGCGGAGATGGTCTGGATGTGGAATTAACAATATTATTCGCCCGTCATATCGGAGTAAGGTATGAGTACGTCAATACGTCCTGGGAAACGGTTATCGGTGACCTGACCGGTCTGAAGGTCAGTGCCCGGGGTGAGGATGTCGAAATTCTCGGCCATGTTCCCGTTAAAGGGGACATCATTGCAAACGGATTGACCATCCTCCCCTGGCGGCAGAAGGTTCTGGACTATTCAACTCCTGTCTTCCCAACCCAGGTCTGGCTGGTACTCAAAGCCGATTCCCCCATCAAACCCATCAAGCCAAGCGGCAGCACTGAAAAAGATATTGCTGCTGTGAAAATTCTTCTCAAGGGACACACGATTTTAGGCGTAGCCAACACATGCCTTGAACCGTCATTGTACGATCTGGAAGAGGCGGGGTCAAAGACCACCCTGTTTGCCGGCAGGCTTAATGAATTAGCTCATGCGATCATAAAGGGAGAAGCTGATGCAACCCTTCTGGATGTACCCGATGCCCTTGTCGCCCTGGATAAATGGCCCGCCAGGATTAAAGTGGTAGGCCCCTTGTCCCCGATGCAGACCATGGCTTGCGGGTTTTCCAAAACATCTCCTGATTTGCGGGAGGCGTTTAACAAGTTCCTTGAAAAATGCAGGCAGGACGGCACATATCTGGGTCTTATCAAGAAATACTATCCAGCAGTTTTTAATTACTATCCCGAGTTTTTTAAATCCGGGGTCTGA